A region from the Thermanaeromonas toyohensis ToBE genome encodes:
- a CDS encoding nucleotidyltransferase domain-containing protein, with translation MQDILELILERIREVADPDKIILFGSRSRGDQDPHSDYDLLVLKSGVSNRRALAQKIYKSLAGIPVSVDIIVETPERVETYREASGFVYREALKGIVVYEKRE, from the coding sequence ATGCAAGATATTTTAGAACTTATTCTAGAGAGGATCCGTGAGGTGGCCGACCCTGACAAAATCATTCTTTTTGGTTCCCGCAGCCGGGGCGACCAGGATCCCCATAGCGATTACGATCTTTTAGTGCTAAAAAGCGGGGTGAGCAACCGTCGGGCCCTGGCTCAGAAGATATATAAGAGCCTGGCTGGGATACCGGTTTCAGTTGACATAATAGTGGAGACGCCGGAAAGGGTGGAAACATATCGAGAGGCGTCCGGGTTTGTTTACCGGGAAGCCTTAAAGGGGATAGTGGTTTATGAGAAAAGGGAATAA
- a CDS encoding HEPN domain-containing protein, producing MRKGNKDRAWEVWLQRAKSNLARAKQGRQSEDILFEDLCFDAQQAAEKALKALLLYLNLDYPRTHSIGHLLSLIERRGKIPIPQEVREAVTLTDYAVTTRYPGDWDPVDEEEYQEAVRLAETTYNWVLEEIGKQGYRPRLT from the coding sequence ATGAGAAAAGGGAATAAAGATAGGGCCTGGGAAGTGTGGTTACAGAGGGCTAAAAGCAACCTAGCCCGGGCCAAGCAGGGCCGCCAGTCCGAAGATATACTTTTTGAAGATCTCTGCTTTGATGCCCAGCAGGCGGCGGAAAAGGCCCTAAAAGCCCTGCTTCTCTACCTTAACCTTGATTATCCCCGCACCCATTCCATCGGGCATCTTTTAAGCTTAATAGAGCGGCGGGGAAAAATTCCTATACCACAAGAGGTAAGGGAAGCAGTAACCCTGACAGATTATGCTGTCACCACCCGCTACCCCGGCGACTGGGACCCGGTGGATGAGGAGGAATACCAAGAGGCTGTGCGCCTGGCTGAAACCACTTATAACTGGGTTTTGGAGGAAATTGGAAAGCAGGGATACCGCCCTCGGTTGACATAA
- a CDS encoding anti-sigma factor family protein, translating into MNCQEARRLFSLHLDNYLSPKEEAEVLAHVGLCPACYEELTGLKTLLEALRSLPGFTPLAPAGLVAGVMARLKEIEGHRPYLSGWKRWVAAAGVALTLAGSSLAYAARGWVPAKILAALNPLPQVGQVESEASGPKPDLNSGISFKEQEGNTTPSGVVDSKGDQDYKAPGEKAQSLPKENREKFSLGEDKGRESVPGPEERSSSPGLKPGPSRQGTPPEPQAVAQGQNLLPVTFLNKERKINSTFLKVAADDMEKALAAALKAGTGVGAAFEIVAVQNTGNSVRAGIRFTVTPQKASSLVESLSKLGTLLDKREESEDITARFSATLEQYREAVAKANAASTEKEREELISQAEFLEKQLSILDKEAGEQVIMLWLEKK; encoded by the coding sequence ATGAACTGCCAGGAAGCAAGGAGGCTTTTCTCCCTACATCTTGATAATTACTTAAGCCCTAAAGAAGAGGCTGAAGTTTTAGCCCATGTAGGCTTATGTCCTGCCTGCTATGAGGAGCTTACTGGGCTTAAAACCCTTCTAGAGGCTTTGCGTTCCCTCCCAGGCTTCACTCCTCTAGCTCCAGCTGGGCTGGTGGCAGGGGTAATGGCACGGCTTAAGGAAATAGAAGGCCACCGTCCTTATCTCTCTGGGTGGAAGAGATGGGTCGCTGCTGCAGGCGTGGCCCTAACCCTAGCAGGGAGCTCCCTAGCTTACGCAGCCCGGGGCTGGGTTCCCGCCAAGATACTGGCAGCCTTAAACCCCCTGCCCCAGGTAGGGCAAGTAGAGTCGGAAGCGAGCGGCCCAAAACCGGATCTTAACAGCGGGATATCCTTTAAGGAGCAAGAAGGAAATACCACACCATCTGGCGTGGTAGATTCCAAAGGTGACCAGGATTACAAAGCGCCCGGGGAAAAAGCGCAGTCCCTACCCAAAGAAAATAGGGAAAAGTTCTCTCTGGGGGAGGATAAGGGAAGAGAGAGTGTTCCTGGGCCGGAAGAGAGAAGTTCTTCTCCTGGTCTAAAGCCTGGCCCGTCAAGGCAGGGTACTCCTCCTGAGCCCCAGGCAGTAGCTCAAGGCCAGAATCTTTTACCGGTCACCTTCTTAAATAAAGAGCGCAAGATAAATAGTACCTTCCTTAAAGTGGCAGCAGACGATATGGAAAAGGCACTGGCCGCGGCCCTTAAGGCAGGGACGGGGGTGGGAGCTGCCTTCGAGATTGTCGCGGTGCAGAATACAGGAAATAGTGTACGAGCAGGCATAAGGTTCACCGTAACACCGCAAAAAGCTTCCAGCTTAGTAGAAAGTCTTTCAAAACTTGGCACCTTGTTAGATAAGCGCGAAGAAAGCGAGGATATTACTGCCCGTTTTAGCGCCACTTTAGAGCAGTACCGTGAAGCGGTAGCCAAAGCCAATGCAGCTTCCACAGAAAAAGAGCGGGAAGAGCTTATCAGCCAAGCCGAATTCCTGGAAAAGCAGCTTAGCATATTAGATAAGGAAGCAGGCGAGCAGGTAATAATGCTCTGGCTGGAGAAAAAGTAA
- a CDS encoding sigma-70 family RNA polymerase sigma factor — MGLILGDKKKEFEKIVIAYQDKVYALSYQLTGNHADAQDLAQEVFVRAYLNLEKFRFEADLGTWLHRITVNVYLNSRRKNKKDNIAYSLDEPLLTEEGEVSRDLAATGSDPQEVLAEKEKQRYIRQALENLPPEYRAVLVLREFQGLNYEDIAKVLGCSLGTVKSRLNRARQALKEKVAELEGEGASKLKEGKAGKVAVKRSPGEGYTRP; from the coding sequence TTGGGCTTGATCCTTGGTGATAAGAAAAAAGAATTTGAAAAGATAGTGATAGCTTACCAGGATAAAGTATACGCTCTTAGTTACCAGCTAACCGGTAATCACGCCGACGCCCAGGACTTGGCCCAGGAGGTATTTGTACGAGCTTACCTTAACCTAGAGAAATTCCGGTTTGAAGCTGATCTAGGCACATGGTTACACCGTATAACGGTTAATGTATACCTTAATTCCCGGCGCAAAAATAAAAAAGACAATATAGCTTATTCCCTGGATGAACCGCTCCTCACGGAGGAGGGGGAGGTCAGCCGGGATCTAGCAGCTACAGGATCTGACCCCCAGGAAGTCCTGGCCGAAAAGGAAAAGCAGCGTTACATACGACAAGCCCTGGAAAACCTACCTCCCGAGTACCGCGCAGTGCTGGTGCTAAGGGAGTTCCAGGGGTTAAACTACGAGGACATAGCCAAGGTTTTGGGGTGTTCCCTGGGCACAGTTAAATCTAGGCTAAACAGGGCCCGCCAGGCTCTGAAGGAGAAGGTAGCTGAACTGGAAGGGGAAGGAGCCTCAAAGCTAAAAGAGGGTAAGGCGGGGAAGGTCGCTGTAAAAAGAAGTCCGGGCGAGGGATACACCCGGCCTTAA
- a CDS encoding copper amine oxidase N-terminal domain-containing protein: MRRIRRKWLSILLTLALLVGLMVPFAGSAVAETTYVNFSGAYSYVTSTGDNKAVTGYVYLTEKLSGAIGATTYVTLTLPDGVEYMAAPSTTTNYVYQGDGITAPNATLLGGTTKEIDLKWDSATGGLKFVFNASNYSALKIASTFSGDLNVSVRVWRVDNNGAVLWDESSNVTIAKVIAGKVSVTAASPTNVYVGTNQTAATITIQENVPGTVSGDVYVTLLTSDVTFGDTTGILSNVGINANVAGTSTSTKLVINTTPSSGIAGKLTITPKLNIPPTVSGDIQVKVSGSNTNIPETTLTIAKVAQGAVTVSALNNSDQIVYQGQSATLTTDLSIKPQTGAVLPQNSYITLQLPEGAKWNFTWSADSTPFVDTNGGTVNGVVYKGVYNSGRSIWFIVNTTVSSEIQLRDLQVIVSPTFPVGDLVVTVGGNAGVSGSVTIAQVKAPFTVTASKPEIKPVGGKQAAGNIVITEAAAGVLKVGKNITLSLPYGVSFNGTPTATVKSGNIGLGSVDLKDNVVTIPVTTASTTASTIEISGIYYDTDNRAALGDVVVTIGGTINEYNSDPVAKIANAVIVSPTKRVAVFTLGSNVYTVNGTQYTMDVAAYTKDGRTYLPVRYVAYALGVDPANVLWDDATQTVTLIKGTNVVQLTIGSKVLKLNGISINMDVAPELVSGRTMLPFRFIAQALGATVSYDEATQTVTMNLE; this comes from the coding sequence TTGAGGAGAATACGGAGGAAGTGGCTCTCTATACTGCTAACGCTAGCCTTGCTAGTTGGCTTGATGGTACCCTTTGCCGGGTCAGCGGTGGCAGAAACAACTTATGTAAATTTTAGTGGAGCATATTCTTACGTTACTTCAACAGGTGACAACAAAGCTGTCACGGGGTATGTATATCTTACAGAGAAGCTTTCTGGAGCCATTGGTGCTACTACCTATGTTACTTTGACATTGCCGGATGGCGTAGAATATATGGCTGCACCTTCGACAACAACCAATTACGTTTATCAAGGAGATGGAATTACGGCTCCCAACGCTACCTTGTTAGGAGGCACGACAAAAGAAATTGATTTAAAGTGGGATAGCGCTACTGGCGGTTTGAAGTTTGTATTTAATGCTTCTAATTACTCGGCCTTGAAGATTGCCTCTACCTTTAGTGGTGATCTTAATGTTTCTGTGCGAGTATGGAGAGTTGATAATAACGGTGCGGTCCTGTGGGATGAAAGCAGCAATGTTACTATTGCTAAAGTAATTGCTGGGAAAGTTAGCGTTACAGCAGCTTCTCCTACCAATGTATATGTTGGTACGAATCAGACTGCCGCTACTATAACTATCCAAGAAAATGTTCCGGGTACTGTGAGTGGAGATGTATACGTAACGTTGTTAACTTCGGATGTAACTTTTGGAGACACAACTGGTATATTATCGAATGTAGGAATTAATGCAAATGTTGCTGGTACCTCTACCTCTACTAAATTAGTCATTAATACTACTCCTTCTTCAGGTATCGCAGGGAAATTAACAATTACACCTAAACTCAATATTCCACCCACAGTATCTGGTGACATCCAGGTTAAAGTTTCGGGCAGCAACACCAATATTCCTGAGACCACCCTTACCATTGCTAAAGTGGCTCAAGGCGCAGTAACAGTTTCTGCCCTTAACAACAGTGACCAGATTGTATATCAAGGTCAAAGCGCTACTTTAACCACTGATCTTAGCATTAAGCCGCAAACAGGGGCTGTTTTGCCACAAAATAGCTATATTACTTTGCAGCTACCTGAGGGAGCAAAGTGGAACTTCACTTGGAGTGCTGATAGTACACCGTTTGTTGACACAAATGGCGGAACTGTAAACGGAGTGGTCTATAAAGGCGTTTATAATAGCGGCCGGAGCATATGGTTTATTGTAAATACTACTGTATCTAGCGAGATCCAGCTTCGCGATCTCCAGGTTATTGTGTCTCCCACCTTCCCGGTAGGTGACCTGGTGGTTACTGTTGGGGGCAATGCTGGTGTAAGCGGTAGTGTTACCATTGCCCAGGTCAAGGCTCCCTTCACCGTAACTGCTAGTAAGCCTGAAATTAAGCCCGTTGGTGGTAAGCAGGCTGCTGGTAATATTGTGATTACTGAAGCTGCTGCCGGAGTGCTAAAGGTGGGTAAGAATATAACCTTATCGCTGCCTTATGGAGTAAGCTTCAACGGGACACCTACCGCAACTGTCAAGAGCGGAAACATTGGTCTAGGTTCTGTTGATCTGAAAGATAACGTAGTTACTATACCTGTAACCACAGCAAGTACTACTGCTAGCACTATCGAGATCTCTGGCATTTACTACGACACTGATAATCGTGCTGCTCTGGGCGATGTCGTAGTAACCATTGGCGGTACAATAAACGAGTATAATAGCGATCCCGTGGCCAAGATTGCTAACGCTGTTATCGTCTCCCCCACCAAGCGGGTTGCCGTCTTCACCCTGGGCAGCAACGTCTACACGGTGAACGGAACCCAGTACACCATGGATGTGGCCGCTTATACGAAGGACGGCCGGACCTACCTGCCCGTCCGGTATGTGGCCTACGCCCTGGGTGTGGATCCTGCTAACGTGCTGTGGGACGATGCTACCCAGACGGTGACCCTGATTAAGGGCACCAATGTGGTGCAGCTCACCATCGGTAGCAAGGTGCTGAAGCTTAACGGCATCAGCATCAATATGGATGTGGCTCCCGAGCTGGTGAGCGGCCGGACCATGCTACCCTTCAGGTTCATCGCCCAGGCTCTGGGTGCTACCGTGAGTTATGACGAGGCTACCCAGACCGTAACGATGAACCTCGAATAA
- a CDS encoding TolC family protein encodes MKLVRKVYKSLEARRVFPLEVPLAEILLAILMFFVGWIGWAGVSYGDEAVPETLSLEDAVHLALLSSKEVQVARETVELKKTIKDETWDKYNAVLIRTHIPGTDMYVSLPTGQDPTGMVFKTDYDWRKAERDYEVKVASVVASVYQKYSAAVLAQKQVEVAKLNVALKERELADAEARFKVGAESALVVAQKRASLASARSELAQAEGRLNKAYADLVELVGLPRGSKPALVSQVDFAPLKVEDLDKEIETIIEASPQVWTAQETVKLQKNTYGMVNSYDVDKINLKLAEIGVDITRQQLYLALLQLYNNVKALEENYEALQQSLTTAQEGLRIARLKYELGMATRAEVLSAEASVVSLLTQLENVKWQHAMAVRAFYEPWAWSGGGIGGASSTSGQGGGS; translated from the coding sequence ATGAAGTTGGTAAGGAAGGTGTATAAATCCCTAGAGGCTAGACGGGTGTTCCCGCTGGAAGTTCCACTAGCGGAGATATTGCTGGCCATTTTAATGTTTTTTGTAGGCTGGATAGGCTGGGCCGGGGTGAGCTATGGGGATGAGGCGGTGCCAGAGACTTTAAGCCTGGAGGATGCTGTCCACCTGGCGCTTCTTTCTAGTAAGGAAGTGCAGGTGGCGAGGGAGACTGTTGAGCTTAAAAAAACAATTAAAGATGAGACTTGGGATAAATATAATGCGGTGCTTATTCGCACGCATATACCAGGCACCGATATGTATGTGAGCCTGCCTACAGGCCAGGATCCTACCGGTATGGTCTTTAAGACCGACTACGACTGGAGGAAAGCGGAAAGAGATTACGAGGTTAAGGTGGCTTCTGTGGTAGCTAGCGTGTACCAAAAATATTCTGCTGCTGTGCTCGCCCAGAAGCAGGTAGAGGTGGCTAAGCTTAATGTGGCCCTTAAGGAGAGGGAACTGGCGGATGCCGAGGCCCGGTTTAAGGTGGGAGCGGAAAGTGCTTTAGTTGTAGCCCAGAAGCGAGCAAGCCTGGCTAGCGCTCGTTCGGAACTAGCCCAGGCGGAAGGCAGGTTAAATAAGGCCTATGCTGATCTAGTGGAACTGGTAGGGCTTCCGCGCGGTAGTAAGCCTGCCCTTGTTAGCCAAGTGGACTTTGCGCCCTTAAAGGTGGAAGACCTGGATAAAGAAATTGAGACGATAATAGAAGCCAGCCCGCAAGTGTGGACTGCCCAAGAAACAGTGAAATTGCAGAAGAATACTTACGGGATGGTGAACTCTTACGATGTAGATAAGATAAACCTAAAGCTTGCAGAAATAGGAGTAGACATCACCCGCCAGCAGCTTTACTTAGCACTGCTTCAGCTTTATAACAATGTGAAGGCTTTAGAAGAAAATTACGAGGCCCTACAACAATCCTTAACCACAGCCCAAGAGGGTCTTCGCATAGCTAGATTAAAATATGAGCTAGGTATGGCTACCCGAGCAGAAGTGTTGAGCGCTGAAGCAAGCGTGGTTTCTTTGCTGACCCAATTAGAGAATGTAAAATGGCAGCACGCTATGGCGGTTAGGGCTTTTTATGAACCATGGGCTTGGTCGGGTGGCGGCATAGGGGGTGCAAGTTCTACTAGTGGC